In Thiothrix unzii, the sequence TGGGGATGAAAGTCCTTACACTTATGAAGCTTCACGTTAACCCGGCCAGTTTGCCTGGTGTCTATAGAGCATTGGAACCACCTGATCCCATCCCGAACTCAGAAGTGAAACGGTGCATCGCCGATGGTAGTGTGGGGCTTCCCCATGTGAGAGTAGGTCAACGCCAGGCTCCAAATCGAAAAGCCCCGTTCACAGTCTTGTGACGGGGCTTTTTTTTGTCCGAAGTATTCCGATAATCCGCTTCCGTTAATTACCACAAATGCGTTAGCTTAATGTTTTGAACAGAACTTGTGAGTTACGTTGGTAGTTGTATAGCGATTTTTTATTGCTGGGTAAGTTGGCAATTTCCCCTTTCTCGAACCCTCTTTCCCGAAACCAATCCGTTGTTTGTGTGGTTAAAACCAATAGCTTGATTTTGCCTTGAGTTTTTGCCAGTTGCGCAACATGTCGTAAAAGTTTATCACCACGATTGCCACCCCTGTATTGTGGATTGACTGCAAGACAGGCTAATTCAGCAATGGTGGGGGTGTCTGTGTCATATAGAGCGACACAGGCAATGACTTCGTGGTCGCGGGTAATGATATGGAAATTATGAATTTCCAGCTCTAGTTGTTCGCGTGAACGTTTAATCAGCGTGCCTTGTTGTTCTAAAGGGCGGATCAATTCAAGAATTCCACTAATGTCTTCGATCGTAGCGGCGCGTAAACATTCAAATTGCGCGGTTGCAATCATGCTGCCCACACCATCGCGAGTGTATAGTTCAAGCAATAATCCACCGTCGGTATCAGCGTTCACGAGGTGAATGCGTTCCACATCGGTAGTTACGGCTTCGATAATAGTGGGTAGCAGCTCGTGTTGAGGTAAATAGGCTTTCGCTTCCTCAGGGGTAAGTTCGTGAGGAAGATCCAGTGGTTGATCACTGAGGAATATCAGTTTGTCGGCCTTGAGGGTTTTTGCCGCGCTAATAGCTACTTGTTCATAACGCAAGTTGTAAGCCTCGCCCGTTGGGGAGTAGCCCATAGGCGATACCAGCACGATGTTATTTGCATCGAGCTGTTGCGTAATAAAGGTGTGATTGATTTTGCGCACCATGCCGGTATAGCCGTAGTCAATGCCATCATGAATACCAAGCGGACGTGCGGTGATGAAATTTCCTGAAACCACGCCTAAACCAGCATTAGTTAATGACGGTTGATTGAGTGCGTGGGTTAACAGGTTTTCGATACGGATACGTAGAAAACCAATGGCTTCTTGTGCCATTAACAAGGTATTTGCGTCGGTAACGCGGATACCTTTGTGTAAGTGTATAGGATGGTTATTGCGTGCAAGGCGTTCGTCGATTTGTGGACGGGTTCCATGTACTAATACGATACGCGTACCTAGCGTTGAAATAATCGCAATATCTTGAATAATCTGGCGAAATTGACTGGAAGCAATGACCTCGCCTGCGAAAGCAATCACAAAAGTTTTACCGCGATGACTGTGAATATACGGAGCGGCTTCGCGGAAAAAAGAAACGCTATTGCTGGCAGTGATGGATTCCACAGTGAATTTCCTTAGTCGTTAGCTGATCCCAGTAACAAGTGGTCAACTAAATCGCAAATGCAGTGAATCAATAGCAAGTGTGTTTCTTGAATGCGGGCAGTGCTGTCTGAGGGGACGCGCAATTCAATGTCATTAGTAGTTAATAATGCCTGCATCGTGCCACCGGATTTGCCGCTGAGGGCAATGACGCTCATGCCGCGTTGCTGCGCCACTTCAATCGCTTTGTTAACGTTAGCGGAATTGCCGCTGGTGGAAATGGCTAATAGGACATCGCCCGGTCGTCCAAGAGCTTCGACTTGACGTGAAAAAATCCGTTCATAGCTGTAGTCATTGGCGATTGAAGTCAAGGTCGATGTATCGGTAGTTAACGCAATCGCAGCTAACCCTTGGCGTTCCTTCTCGAAACGGTTGAGCATTTCCGAGGAAAAATGTTGCGCATCACCTGCGGAACCGCCATTACCGCAACTCAGAATTTTATTACCAGCATTGAAGGTGCTGAGTACCCGTTGTGCTGCTGCGACCAGCGGCGTTTCTAATTGCGTTAAAGCTTTTTGTTTGGTTTCAATGCTGGCGAGAAAATGTTGGCGGATGCGCGTGTGTAATGTCATGTTTTTAGCCCAAGTCGAAAGCGTTCTTGATCCAGTTTATGCCATTGTCGCCTTCGACAGCAACGACATCAAAGCGCACTTGTGCATTCGGTGCGCGATACTGGAGGTAGTGTTGTGCGGTGCGGATGATACGCGCTTGTTTTCGCGGGTCAATACTTTGCAATGCGCCGCCATAACGTTGCGTTTTACGGTAGCGAACTTCCACAAATACCAGTGTGTGACCATCCCGCATAATCAGGTCGATTTCGCCGCTGCGAATACGATAGTTTTGTTGCACGAGGCGTAAGCCGTTAGCCTGCAAATGCTCGCAGGCTAACTGTTCGGTATTGCTGCCGCGTTGTAAGTGCGCAGCTTGCGGTTTATTGTCCAAGTGGACGTGGTAAGCCGTTAGCAAAAGTGGCGAAAGGCAGGTGACGCTGAATTTGGCGATTACCGGCTAAACTGATGTCGCCGGTTTTGCCATTGACTCGTGCGCTGGGATTGCTGGCGATGCCGGGTAAGTTTTTAGCAATCAAGAATGCGTCCATCCCTAATGCGAACATGCGTGGGTAGGTGGAGTTATTCAGTGTACCTGCTTGTAGGCTTTCCATAACCCAAGGGATTTCTGTGTAGATAACCCCATCCAAATCAGCATCTTTGCTAGGGTCAGTGCGCCCTGAGAAAATGTGCGATGTGGCGTACACCGGTAATGATGCTGCTTGTGCTGCCAATAGTGGGCGCAATAAACGTGCTTGGCTAGGCGACGCTGCTAAAAACACCATGCTGGCTCGGCCTTGGGAAGCACCGACGGCATTTTGCACATCTTGCAGGTAACTGCTGGAAGGCGCATCGGCGTATTGCTGATTTGCGATAATTTGCCCGCCTTTGCCTTGGTAAGCCGCGCGGAATGCACCTGCAACCCGTTCGCCCCATGCGGAGTTGGGTGCGAGGATGACAGCAGTACGTTGTCCGCGTGCGATGGCAAAATTAGCTACTTCACGGGCTTCGTCTTCGGGTAATAAACCAAATTGGTACAACGCTCCCGGAATATTACGGGTGTTGGTCAGGTAATTAAGGCTCAAAATCGGTTTTGACAACATTTGTGGCTGTGCTAATAGTTGCGACAGTGATTCTTTGTCCAGTGGCCCCACAATTACGTCTGCACCTTCCGCCACGGCCTTTTGATATTGAGCAACCGCCCCACCAGTACTGACATCGTAAAGGTTAACGCTGGTGCTGCCACCCATTCCGCTGCGTGCGGCTTGAATGCCTTGAATAATATCTTGGCTGACACCGCCGAGTGCGCCGGATTGTGGCAATAATACGGCTACACGATTGACCGCTGTAGGGATCATGGCAGCTTGTACTTTGACTGCATTAGCAGGTTTGCCGCCTGAAGATTGCGCCCGACTGCGGATGTTTTGCACTTTTTCACGCAAGGCAGGTGATAACGCATTCATGTCGGTAGGCAATAATCGCAAAGCTAAATCAGGATTTTTTTGTTGTAACGCCAGTAGCGCGGAAACATACGCATGGCGACCCTGATTTTCACCGTTAAGGGTGTTGAGCGGGGCGCGGGCAAGGTAACTATTGGTCAGGTCGGCATCGCCAATAGATGCGGTAATTTCCGCCGCTTGTAAAATGACACGCTCACGTTGCGGTGACGGGTACGAGCTGGCAGCATTGAAGTAACTGGCAGCAGCTTCACGTTTTTTACCCTGTTTGAGTAGAGCATTGGCTTGCTGGATGGATGCGTCACCCGGCATAGCACTATTGTCGGTCACGCCAGTTAAGCCTGGGACGTTTGAGCAGCCGTGCATCAGCAGCGAGAGTGAAAGCATTACACCGTAAATGGATTTTTTCATAAGTCCGTTATGACGCATTGTTTGCATAATTTGGCGTTCCAGTTTCGTATTATCAAAGGGGGCTTTGCGGAAAAACTATAGCATAGCTGTTGGTACGTTTAATGCAAAACTGTGGTTTTTAGCGTTAAATGGTGGTTTTTTACGAGAGAAGGTCGTATCCGATGGCAGAAGGCATTTTATATTGTGTGGCAACGCCAATCGGCAACCTTGAAGACATAACAGCGCGTGCCTTACGTATCTTGGCGGAGGTCAGCAAGGTTTATGCAGAAGATACCCGCGTGACCCGGCGGATGTTCGCTCATTTTGGGATACAAAATACCTTGGAGAGCTTGCATGATCACAATGAAACCAGTCGGGTGGCACAGATTCAACGCGAATTAGCGGAAGGTATGAACGTGGCATTGGTGAGCGATGCCGGTACGCCGCTGATCAGTGACCCCGGTTACAAATTGGTGAATGCTCTAGGTGCGGCGGGGTGCAAAATAGTACCCGTGCCGGGGGCAAGTGCTTTAATCGCCGCGCTATCAGTGGCGGGTTTGCCCACGGATCGTTTTGCCTTTGAAGGCTTTTTACCTGCGAAGTCCGTGTCGCGTCGTAAGTTATTGACGGGTTTGGAGGCGGAATCGCGTACCTTGGTATTTTATGAATCCAGCCACCGCATTGCGGATTTGCTGGAGGATATGCTTGCAGTATTCGGTGGGGAGCGGCAGATAGTGGTGCTGCGTGAGTTAACCAAGTTGTATGAAAGCATTTATCGGGGCACAGCCACTGAGATTTTACAGCATATGGCAGCCGATTCTGACCGCTCGCGTGGTGAATTTGTGGTGGTGGTGGCGGGCAAGGTGTGCGACGAATCGGCTGATGCGCTGGCAGTGCTGAATGCGGATAAAGTGCTTGCGGTATTACTGGAGGTTTTGCCCGTCAAACAAGCCGCAGCAGTGGCGGCGCGTTTGACAGGTTTGCCCAAAAATCAGTTGTATCGACAAGCACTTGAGCAACAAGATGCGACGGATTAAGCCGCAGCAGTGTCGTCAGGGTGGTTAAGAATAACCAGTTTGCCGGGGTCTAAGGTAAGTAATTGCGCGGCGATTTCTGAGGAAATCAGGCAACGCTTGCCCTCAAGGAAGGTAATGGCGAGTGTACCGTCGGCAAGAGCTTGTTGCTGTGCTTCGGTGACATACACGTATTTAATATTGTCGCCGACCACGAAGTTGTAACGAATTTCAGCGTCATCCACGTTTTGCACATGCCCTTGAATAAGTGCGTGGACTTGTTCGCGGGTTTGTTTTTTGCGGGCTGCACGTTCGCGGGCGAGACGTTCGGTTTCTTCGCGTTCGTTGCGTTCCAGTTGCGCCCGCTCTTTGTAAAACTGTTCAAGATCTGACTGGGGTTTCGGTGGCTTAGTTGCTTTGACAGGTTGTGGGTTTGCTTGTGGGCGCGGCACAGGATTGGGTCGTGACTTCGCTGTATTCCTATTTTTATTAGGGATTTTTTCCACAGGCTTGGGTTTGGGTTGATTAGCCTTCTCGACTTGTTCTTGAGTGACTAAGCCTGCCTTGAGAAGCTGTTCTTGAAATGAATTTGCCATATTTTTAGGGATGCGTGTTAAATGTTGCAATGCGGGATGGTGTGCCTTGCGGGCGCAAGCGGTATAATACTTCGATTTTCAGCCATCAAGTAGAGAAAACCATGAATATTGATAAAATCTCCGTTGGGAAGGATGTACCCAATGACGTTAATGTTATCATTGAAATCCCAGCCCTTTCCACGCCGGTAAAGTACGAGCTGGATAAGGACAGCGGAGCATTGTACGTTGACCGTTTTATGTCCACACCAATGTTTTACCCGGCAAACTATGGGTTTATTCCGCATACCTTGGGGCAAGACGGCGATCCGACTGACGTGTTAGTCGTAAGTCCGACACCGTTGATGCACGGTTGCGTGATTCCGGTGCGCCCGGTTGGTATGCTGAAAATGTCGGATGAATCTGGGATTGATGCTAAAATCGTTGCTGTACCTGCACATAAGTTGTCATCGGGCTATCGTGATATTGAATCTTACACCCAGCTACCAAGCTTGTTGATTCAGCAGATTCAGCACTTCTTTGAGCGTTACAAAGAATTAGAACCGGGCAAGTGGGTGCGCGTTGATGGTTGGGCTGATGCAGAAGAGGCGAAAGCAGAAATTCTCGCCAGCATTACCCGTTACGAACAAGATAATGGATAATACCTTCGGGTATTAGGCCGACGAGTTCTTGGGATTGCTGCGCTTTTTAGGCGCAGCAATGCTATTGGGACATTTGCACAGTTAATTAGCCACAGTTATAACAGTTACATGGGTGAACGCCTTTCCATCAAGACGGATCGTGATGAGCAACAACTGTTCAATGTCCGTGTCATTATCGCCGCTATTCTGATTTTGCTTGCTATGCTGGGCATCATTGCGCGTGCCTATCAGTTGCAAGTCGTTGAGCACGGCAAATACGCGGAATTGTCACGCGAACATTACCAAAAGCGTATTCCCATCCCGCCTAATCGCGGTCAAATTTACGACCGTAACGGTGCGTTGTTGGCCGATAGTCATATCCAGTACGTGCTGGAAATTGTGCGTGATAGCATCGGTGATGAAAATAAAGACGGTAAAACCAATCTCAACGATGTGGATGCGGTTGTCGAGCGGTTGGGGGCATTGATTACCCTGACGGAAAAAGACATTCGTATTTTTAAGCAGCAAGCCCGTCGTTTTAAGTACCAACCGATTCCCATCAAAGAAAATTTAAGCGAAGAAGAAGTCGCTAAATTTGCAGTACATCGCCCGCGTTTTCCCGGCATCAATCTGGAATTGCGCATGGAGCGTTATTATCCGCTCGGAACGATTGCCAGCCATGTGATTGGTTACGTGGGGCGGATTGATGAGCGCGACTTGGAAACCCTCAATAAAAACGAATATTTGGGAACCAGCCACATTGGTAAAACCGGGGTAGAGGCTTCCCACGAGGGGCGTTTGCACGGGCAGGCGGGTTATCACTTGGTGGAAGTTGATGCGCATGGCAAGCAACAGGCATTGGTGGATGAAAAAGCTCCAGTCGGTGGTCAGGATTTATTCCTTGGCTTAGACATTAATTTGCAGATGACGGGTGAGCGTTTACTGAAGAACGAAAAGGGCGCGATTGTTGCTATTGATCCTAGCAATGGGGAAATTTTAGCGTTGGTGAGTATGCCAACTTTTGACCCAAATTTGTTCATTAACGGTATTACTCATAAAGATTACGTCGGCTTACGGGATGACCCTGATCGCCCGTTGTATAACCGGGCGTTGCAGGGGATTTATCCGCCGGGTTCAACCATTAAGCCGATGGTGGGCATCGCAGGGTTGGCAGAAAAAGTTATTACCACGGGTTCACGGGTACATGATCCGGGTTTCTTCCGTTTATCCGGGCAAAAACACGTGTTTCGATGCTGGAATAAGCGTGGGCATGGTTCGGTGGACTTGAAGGTGGCGATTACGCAATCGTGCGATACGTTTTTCTACGATTTAGCATACCGTATGGGGATTGACCGTTTTTCAACTTTTATGCGCACCTTCGGTTTTGGGGAGCGTACTGGCATTGATTTGCCATCTGAGGCGACAGGTTTAATGCCTTCACAGGAATGGAAGCAGCGTCGTCATAAAAGCAGTTGGTATCCGGGAGACACGGTTAATATCGGGATCGGGCAGGGTTATTGGCTATCCACACCGCTGCAATTGGCGCACGCGACAACGATTATGGCGAATCACGGTAAACGCTTGAAACCGCACGTATTACGCGGGGTGCGCATTGCTAAGAATCAAGAGGAAACTGTGTTAAAGCCTGAGCCATTCCCTGACGTGGCGGCAGAACCGCGCTTTTGGGATTTGACAGTGCAAGGTATGGAAAACGTTATGCGTCCGGGCGGTACAGCACGTGCAGCAGGCGCGGGTGCGGCCTACCGGATGGCGGGTAAAACCGGTACGGCACAGGTGTTCGGTTTGGCAGGCGGCACGTATAACGCGGGGCGTTTGGCGAAACGCTTGCGTGACCATGCGTTATTCGTAGGTTTTGCTCCGGTTGATGATCCCAAAATTGCAGTAGCGGTCATTGTGGAAAATGCGTCCGGTGGCGGTGGTAGTGTGGCAGCACCCATTGCGCGTAAAGTCATGGATGCGTATTTACTGAAGAAATACGGTAACGAAGAAGAAGTCGAGGGCGAAGCCATCGTGCCTGAAGCTGTCCCTGAAGAAGAGGAAGTGCATGATTAATTACTTGTTACCGGACTGGCTGCTTAAAATCTTTCAAAAAGTTGATGCGGTATTACTGGCGGCATTGTCATTGCTGGCATTTGCGGCATTGGTAACATTGTTCAGTGCCAGTGATGGCAATATTGATCAGGTATATCGTCAGGGCATCCATTTTTTGCTGGGTTTGGCTTTAATGCTGATCTTCTCGCAAATCCAAAGCAAAACGTTACGGCAATGGTCTATTTGGCTATATACCGGCGGTTTGGTGTTATTGGTTTTGGTGTTAATGATCGGTGTGGAGAAAAAAGGCGCAACACGTTGGTTGAATGTTGGGGTGCACATCCAGCCTGCTGAGATTATGAAGTTAGCCGTGCCGATGATGGTGGCTTATTATTTTTCTGAAAAGTCGTTGCCGCCGCGTTTTATTGATATTGTAGTGGCCTTGGTGTTGGTTTTTGTGCCGATGTTGTTGATTATGAAACAACCGGATTTGGGAACCTCTATTTTGATTGCGACTTCCGGGTTTTTCGTGATTTATCTGGCGGGCATGTCTTGGTGGCTGATTGGTAGTGCAGTGGCTTTGGTGTCAATTGCCGCACCGTTGATGTACCAATTTGGGATGCACGATTACCAGCGCAAGCGTGTGGATGTCTTATTGAATCCTGAATCGGATATTTTGGGAACTGGATACCACATTTCTCAGTCGAAGATTGCGATTGGTTCCGGTGGGGTTTACGGTAAGGGCTGGCTGAACGGCGATCAGTCGCACTTGGATTTTTTGCCTGAACAGCATACTGACTTTATTTTTGCGGTGTTCGGTGAAGAGTTTGGCTTGGCGGGTAATGTGTTATTGATCGCGCTGTATGTGTTTATTATTTGGCGTGGTTTGTACATTGCTACCAAAGGTGAAGACAGCTTTGCACGTCTTCTCGCCGGAAGTTTAAGTTTAACGTTTTTCTTTTATCTGTTTGTGAATACCGGGATGGTTACGGGGTTGCTCCCTGTGGTTGGCGTGCCTTTACCGTTGTTTAGTTATGGCGGTACTTCGGTGGTGACGTTGATGACGGCGTTCGGTATTATCATGGGGATGAAGCGGCGCAAGCGGATTTATCAACAGGAGGGCTGAAAACGGATTTTTAGTGCTTCTGCCAATAGGAGATTGAAATGGGTGACGTATACGGCTCTCGTGCGTGGTTTAAGCCCGCATATTCTTTGGCGGTTGGTGCTTTAATCGGGTTTTCTTTGGTGGCTTGTGCGCCCGGTCAAGGGCCGGTGCAATTCCCGTGGGTGTTGCAACCACCCGCTGTTCCTAGTGGGCAAACGTCCCAGCCGCAACGTCCTGTTGTGCCTGCGCCACCGCGTACAACGCCACCTTCCACGACTTCTATTCCTCCTGCGCCACCGCCGGTGACGTATCCCCCCGGTTTGCATGGCGATTACGCTAATTACCCCGGTTTGCGCGATTTCATTGGCAAAATGAACCGTGAACACGGCTTCAATGTGGCTTTTTTAGAGCAAACATTTTCCGGGGTCAAACGCGACCAAGCAGCCTTGACCAAAGTGGGCGCACCTGCTGAAGGGCAGGGTTGGCGTGCTTACCGTCCGATTTTTTTGACGGAAGAGCGTATTCGTGGCGGGGTTGATTTCTGGAATCGTCATGCACCGTTATTAGATGCGGCTTCGCGTCAATACGGGGTGGATATTGAATATATCGTCGCCATTATAGGGGTAGAAACCCAGTACGGTAAAAACACCGGGGCGCACAATGTATTGCAGGCATTGACGACGCTAGGTTTTGATTACCCGAAACGTGGCGATTTCTACCGCAAGGAATTGGAACAACTGTTCTTGTTGTCGCGTGAAGAAAAAGTGCGTCCGGCTATTTTTAATGGCTCTTACGCAGGGGCAATGGGTTTGGGGCAATTCATTTCCAGCAGTTACCGCAA encodes:
- the argA gene encoding amino-acid N-acetyltransferase encodes the protein MESITASNSVSFFREAAPYIHSHRGKTFVIAFAGEVIASSQFRQIIQDIAIISTLGTRIVLVHGTRPQIDERLARNNHPIHLHKGIRVTDANTLLMAQEAIGFLRIRIENLLTHALNQPSLTNAGLGVVSGNFITARPLGIHDGIDYGYTGMVRKINHTFITQQLDANNIVLVSPMGYSPTGEAYNLRYEQVAISAAKTLKADKLIFLSDQPLDLPHELTPEEAKAYLPQHELLPTIIEAVTTDVERIHLVNADTDGGLLLELYTRDGVGSMIATAQFECLRAATIEDISGILELIRPLEQQGTLIKRSREQLELEIHNFHIITRDHEVIACVALYDTDTPTIAELACLAVNPQYRGGNRGDKLLRHVAQLAKTQGKIKLLVLTTQTTDWFRERGFEKGEIANLPSNKKSLYNYQRNSQVLFKTLS
- a CDS encoding phosphoheptose isomerase produces the protein MTLHTRIRQHFLASIETKQKALTQLETPLVAAAQRVLSTFNAGNKILSCGNGGSAGDAQHFSSEMLNRFEKERQGLAAIALTTDTSTLTSIANDYSYERIFSRQVEALGRPGDVLLAISTSGNSANVNKAIEVAQQRGMSVIALSGKSGGTMQALLTTNDIELRVPSDSTARIQETHLLLIHCICDLVDHLLLGSAND
- a CDS encoding YraN family protein; this encodes MDNKPQAAHLQRGSNTEQLACEHLQANGLRLVQQNYRIRSGEIDLIMRDGHTLVFVEVRYRKTQRYGGALQSIDPRKQARIIRTAQHYLQYRAPNAQVRFDVVAVEGDNGINWIKNAFDLG
- the mrdA gene encoding penicillin-binding protein 2, giving the protein MGERLSIKTDRDEQQLFNVRVIIAAILILLAMLGIIARAYQLQVVEHGKYAELSREHYQKRIPIPPNRGQIYDRNGALLADSHIQYVLEIVRDSIGDENKDGKTNLNDVDAVVERLGALITLTEKDIRIFKQQARRFKYQPIPIKENLSEEEVAKFAVHRPRFPGINLELRMERYYPLGTIASHVIGYVGRIDERDLETLNKNEYLGTSHIGKTGVEASHEGRLHGQAGYHLVEVDAHGKQQALVDEKAPVGGQDLFLGLDINLQMTGERLLKNEKGAIVAIDPSNGEILALVSMPTFDPNLFINGITHKDYVGLRDDPDRPLYNRALQGIYPPGSTIKPMVGIAGLAEKVITTGSRVHDPGFFRLSGQKHVFRCWNKRGHGSVDLKVAITQSCDTFFYDLAYRMGIDRFSTFMRTFGFGERTGIDLPSEATGLMPSQEWKQRRHKSSWYPGDTVNIGIGQGYWLSTPLQLAHATTIMANHGKRLKPHVLRGVRIAKNQEETVLKPEPFPDVAAEPRFWDLTVQGMENVMRPGGTARAAGAGAAYRMAGKTGTAQVFGLAGGTYNAGRLAKRLRDHALFVGFAPVDDPKIAVAVIVENASGGGGSVAAPIARKVMDAYLLKKYGNEEEVEGEAIVPEAVPEEEEVHD
- the ppa gene encoding inorganic diphosphatase, with the protein product MNIDKISVGKDVPNDVNVIIEIPALSTPVKYELDKDSGALYVDRFMSTPMFYPANYGFIPHTLGQDGDPTDVLVVSPTPLMHGCVIPVRPVGMLKMSDESGIDAKIVAVPAHKLSSGYRDIESYTQLPSLLIQQIQHFFERYKELEPGKWVRVDGWADAEEAKAEILASITRYEQDNG
- the rsmI gene encoding 16S rRNA (cytidine(1402)-2'-O)-methyltransferase gives rise to the protein MAEGILYCVATPIGNLEDITARALRILAEVSKVYAEDTRVTRRMFAHFGIQNTLESLHDHNETSRVAQIQRELAEGMNVALVSDAGTPLISDPGYKLVNALGAAGCKIVPVPGASALIAALSVAGLPTDRFAFEGFLPAKSVSRRKLLTGLEAESRTLVFYESSHRIADLLEDMLAVFGGERQIVVLRELTKLYESIYRGTATEILQHMAADSDRSRGEFVVVVAGKVCDESADALAVLNADKVLAVLLEVLPVKQAAAVAARLTGLPKNQLYRQALEQQDATD
- a CDS encoding DUF2058 family protein, which encodes MANSFQEQLLKAGLVTQEQVEKANQPKPKPVEKIPNKNRNTAKSRPNPVPRPQANPQPVKATKPPKPQSDLEQFYKERAQLERNEREETERLARERAARKKQTREQVHALIQGHVQNVDDAEIRYNFVVGDNIKYVYVTEAQQQALADGTLAITFLEGKRCLISSEIAAQLLTLDPGKLVILNHPDDTAAA
- the rodA gene encoding rod shape-determining protein RodA; the protein is MINYLLPDWLLKIFQKVDAVLLAALSLLAFAALVTLFSASDGNIDQVYRQGIHFLLGLALMLIFSQIQSKTLRQWSIWLYTGGLVLLVLVLMIGVEKKGATRWLNVGVHIQPAEIMKLAVPMMVAYYFSEKSLPPRFIDIVVALVLVFVPMLLIMKQPDLGTSILIATSGFFVIYLAGMSWWLIGSAVALVSIAAPLMYQFGMHDYQRKRVDVLLNPESDILGTGYHISQSKIAIGSGGVYGKGWLNGDQSHLDFLPEQHTDFIFAVFGEEFGLAGNVLLIALYVFIIWRGLYIATKGEDSFARLLAGSLSLTFFFYLFVNTGMVTGLLPVVGVPLPLFSYGGTSVVTLMTAFGIIMGMKRRKRIYQQEG
- a CDS encoding penicillin-binding protein activator; translated protein: MQTMRHNGLMKKSIYGVMLSLSLLMHGCSNVPGLTGVTDNSAMPGDASIQQANALLKQGKKREAAASYFNAASSYPSPQRERVILQAAEITASIGDADLTNSYLARAPLNTLNGENQGRHAYVSALLALQQKNPDLALRLLPTDMNALSPALREKVQNIRSRAQSSGGKPANAVKVQAAMIPTAVNRVAVLLPQSGALGGVSQDIIQGIQAARSGMGGSTSVNLYDVSTGGAVAQYQKAVAEGADVIVGPLDKESLSQLLAQPQMLSKPILSLNYLTNTRNIPGALYQFGLLPEDEAREVANFAIARGQRTAVILAPNSAWGERVAGAFRAAYQGKGGQIIANQQYADAPSSSYLQDVQNAVGASQGRASMVFLAASPSQARLLRPLLAAQAASLPVYATSHIFSGRTDPSKDADLDGVIYTEIPWVMESLQAGTLNNSTYPRMFALGMDAFLIAKNLPGIASNPSARVNGKTGDISLAGNRQIQRHLPFATFANGLPRPLGQ
- the mltB gene encoding lytic murein transglycosylase B produces the protein MGDVYGSRAWFKPAYSLAVGALIGFSLVACAPGQGPVQFPWVLQPPAVPSGQTSQPQRPVVPAPPRTTPPSTTSIPPAPPPVTYPPGLHGDYANYPGLRDFIGKMNREHGFNVAFLEQTFSGVKRDQAALTKVGAPAEGQGWRAYRPIFLTEERIRGGVDFWNRHAPLLDAASRQYGVDIEYIVAIIGVETQYGKNTGAHNVLQALTTLGFDYPKRGDFYRKELEQLFLLSREEKVRPAIFNGSYAGAMGLGQFISSSYRNYAVDGNRDGKRDLWNPQDAIPSVANYFARNGWKRGGGVAVPAAVSGGGAGLAETTPKKPSRTLGELANAGVRPQAGLNSARVSLLKLEGSTDEYWVGGENFYVITRYNANLKYAMAVHQLAQAIRQRKFGL